A single Gambusia affinis linkage group LG20, SWU_Gaff_1.0, whole genome shotgun sequence DNA region contains:
- the LOC122823537 gene encoding serine/threonine-protein phosphatase alpha-2 isoform-like, translated as MAEADKLNIDSIIQRLLEVKGSRPGKNVQLTENEIRGLCLKSREIFLSQPILLELEAPLKICGDVHGQYYDLLRLFEYGGFPPESNYLFLGDYVDRGKQSLETICLLLAYKIKYPENFFLLRGNHECASINRIYGFYDECKRRYNIKLWKTFTDCFNCLPVAAIVDEKIFCCHGGLSPDLQSMEQVRRVMRPTDVPDQGLLCDLLWADPDKDVLGWGENDRGVSFTFGADVVTKFLHRHDMDLICRAHQVVEDGYEFFAKRQLVTLFSAPNYCGEFDNAGAMMSVDETLMCSFQILKPADKKLFYGGGGGLGSGRPVTPPRKAKK; from the exons ATGGCGGAAGCCGACAAGTTGAACATCGACTCCATTATACAGCGCCTGCTCGAAG TGAAAGGATCCAGACCCGGTAAAAACGTTCAGCTGACAGAGAATGAAATCCGCGGCCTCTGTCTGAAGTCTCGGGAGATTTTCCTCAGCCAGCCAATCCTGCTAGAACTTGAGGCACCACTCAAGATTTGCG GCGATGTTCATGGGCAGTACTACGACCTTCTGAGGCTGTTTGAATACGGAGGCTTCCCACCAGAGAGCAACTACCTGTTCCTGGGCGACTATGTGGACAGAGGGAAGCAGTCGCTGGAGACCATCTGCCTGCTGCTGGCCTACAAGATCAAATACCCAGAAAACTTCTTCCTGCTGAGGGGAAACCACGAGTGCGCCTCCATTAACAGAATATACGGCTTCTATGATGAGT GTAAAAGGCGATACAACATAAAGCTGTGGAAGACCTTCACCGACTGCTTCAACTGTTTGCCCGTCGCAGCCATCGTTGACGAGAAGATCTTCTGTTGCCATGGAG GCCTTTCCCCGGACCTCCAGTCCATGGAGCAGGTCAGGAGGGTCATGCGTCCCACCGACGTGCCCGACCAGGGCCTCCTCTGCGACCTGCTGTGGGCCGACCCGGACAAGGACGTGCTGGGCTGGGGCGAGAACGACCGCGGCGTCTCCTTCACCTTCGGCGCAGACGTGGTCACCAAGTTCCTCCACAGACACGACATGGACCTGATTTGTCGAGCCCATCAG GTGGTTGAGGACGGTTATGAGTTCTTTGCTAAGCGTCAGCTGGTGACGCTGTTTTCAGCCCCAAACTACTGCGGGGAGTTCGACAACGCAGGGGCCATGATGAGTGTAGACGAGACCCTCATGTGTTCATTCCAG aTCCTGAAACCCGCCGATAAGAAGCTGTTCTACGGCGGCGGAGGCGGCTTGGGCTCCGGCCGCCCCGTCACTCCTCCCAGGAAAGCTAAGAAATGA
- the pelo gene encoding protein pelota homolog has protein sequence MKLLNKDIEKDNAGQVTLVPEEAEDMWHTYNLLQVGDSLRASTIRKVQTESTTGSVGSSRVRTTLTLSVEAIDFDSQACQLRVKGTNIEENQYVKMGAYHTIELELNRKFTLAKKCWDSVVLDRIEQACDPAQRADVAAVVMQEGLANVVLVTPAMTLLRAKVEVTIPRKRKGSCSQHEKALERFYEAVMQAILRHINFEVVKCILVASPGFVKDQFFAYVFKEAVRQDNKVLLENRPKFMLVHSSSGHKYSLKEILCDPAVTSRLSDTKAAGEVKALEDFYKMLQHEPDRAVYGIAHVERAADALAIDTLLISDNLFRHQDIQTRSRYVRLVDNVRDNGGNVRIFSSLHVSGEQLTLLSGVAAILRFPIADLSDAEDDSTSGED, from the exons ATGAAGTTGCTCAATAAAGATATTGAGAAAGATAATGCCGG TCAGGTGACTCTGGTGCCAGAGGAGGCAGAAGACATGTGGCACACCTATAACCTGCTCCAAGTGGGGGACAGCTTGAGAGCATCAACCATCAG GAAGGTGCAGACTGAGTCGACCACAGGAAGCGTGGGCAGCTCCAGGGTTCGGACCACTCTGACTCTGTCCGTGGAGGCCATCGACTTCGACTCGCAGGCCTGCCAGCTCAGAGTGAAGGGCACCAACATCGAAGAGAACCAGTATGTCAAG ATGGGGGCGTACCACACCATCGAGCTCGAGCTCAACAGGAAGTTCACTCTGGCTAAGAAATGCTGGGACAGCGTGGTTCTGGATCGGATTG AGCAGGCCTGCGATCCGGCGCAGAGAGCAGACGTGGCGGCCGTGGTGATGCAGGAGGGCCTGGCCAACGTGGTGCTGGTGACCCCTGCCATGACCCTGCTGAGAGCCAAAGTGGAGGTCACCATTCCTCGGAAGAGGAAGGGAAGCTGCAGCCAGCATGAGAAG gcGCTGGAGCGGTTCTACGAGGCAGTGATGCAGGCGATTCTTCGTCACATTAATTTTGAGG TGGTGAAGTGCATCCTCGTGGCCAGCCCCGGGTTTGTCAAGGACCAGTTTTTCGCCTACGTCTTCAAAGAGGCGGTGCGACAGGACAACAAGGTCCTGCTGGAAAACCGACCTAAATTCATGCTGGTCCACTCGTCATCTGGCCACAAATACTCACTCAAAG aaatcCTGTGTGACCCGGCCGTGACCAGCAGGCTGTCTGACACCAAG GCGGCTGGAGAGGTGAAAGCCCTGGAAGATTTCTACAAGATGCTGCAGCACGAGCCCGACAGAGCTGTCTATGG AATCGCTCACGTAGAAAGAGCTGCAGACGCGCTGGCCATCGACACCCTGCTGATCAGCGACAACTTGTTCAG ACATCAGGACATTCAGACACGCAGTCGATACGTCCGGCTGGTGGACAATGTGAGAGACAATGGAGGAAACGTCCG GATTTTCTCAAGCCTTCATGTCTCTGGTGAAC AACTGACCCTGCTCAGCGGAGTCGCCGCCATCTTGCGGTTTCCCATCGCCGACCTGTCGGACGCCGAAGACGACAGCACCTCAGGCGAAGACTGA
- the paqr4b gene encoding progestin and adipoQ receptor family member 4 isoform X1 gives MMVLHRGPRLLDFTKTPPHLQFNKYVLTGYRPVSTTPDCLRSLFYIHNELGNIYSHGIPFILFLVLLPYSIPWMEVDSTWICVAHYLACLCPTIGSVLYHLFMNHIGGEHVYDTLLSLDMIGVCLVNTLGALPIIYITLLCYPAVQQAAMLAYILLSAYGIYCATTAHTNFLRLRAFVWQVLFRVSLFLFRVYGNGVGSPDSLRLFVIMDSLALLGGLVNVIQIPERFSPGLFDNWGNSHQIMHVMVVCSIVYLHWGTMEDLAWIKTFQCPAG, from the exons ATGATGGTGCTTCACCGGGGTCCGCGGCTCCTGGACTTCACGAAGACGCCGCCGCACCTGCAGTTCAACAAGTACGTCCTGACGGGATACCGGCCCGTTTCCACCACACCAGACTGCCTCAGGAGCCTCTTCTACATTCACAACGAGCTGGGAAACATCTATAGTCATG gAATCCCCTTCATCCTGTTCCTGGTGCTGCTGCCGTACAGTATCCCCTGGATGGAGGTGGACAGCACCTGGATCTGTGTCGCCCACTACCTGGCCTGCCTCTGCCCCACCATTGGCTCAGTGCTCTACCATTTGTTCATGAACCACATCGGCGGTGAGCATGTGTATGACACTCTGCTCTCCCTGGACATGATTGGGGTCTGCCTCGTTAACACTCTGG GAGCTCTTCCCATCATTTACATCACCCTCCTGTGCTACCCGGCCGTCCAGCAGGCCGCCATGTTGGCCTACATCCTCCTGTCGGCCTACGGGATCTACTGTGCCACCACGGCCCACACAAACTTCCTGCGCCTGCGGGCATTCGTCTGGCAGGTCTTGTTCCGCGTCAGCCTCTTCCTGTTCCGGGTTTACGGCAACGGCGTGGGCAGCCCCGACTCGCTGCGGCTCTTCGTCATCATGGACTCCCTGGCCCTGCTGGGCGGGCTGGTCAACGTGATCCAGATCCCCGAGCGTTTCAGCCCCGGCCTGTTCGACAACTGGGGGAACAGCCACCAGATCATGCACGTCATGGTGGTCTGCTCCATCGTCTACCTGCACTGGGGAACCATGGAGGACTTGGCCTGGATTAAGACCTTCCAGTGTCCCGCTGGGTGA
- the paqr4b gene encoding progestin and adipoQ receptor family member 4 isoform X2, translating into MMVLHRGPRLLDFTKTPPHLQFNKYVLTGYRPVSTTPDCLRSLFYIHNELGNIYSHGALPIIYITLLCYPAVQQAAMLAYILLSAYGIYCATTAHTNFLRLRAFVWQVLFRVSLFLFRVYGNGVGSPDSLRLFVIMDSLALLGGLVNVIQIPERFSPGLFDNWGNSHQIMHVMVVCSIVYLHWGTMEDLAWIKTFQCPAG; encoded by the exons ATGATGGTGCTTCACCGGGGTCCGCGGCTCCTGGACTTCACGAAGACGCCGCCGCACCTGCAGTTCAACAAGTACGTCCTGACGGGATACCGGCCCGTTTCCACCACACCAGACTGCCTCAGGAGCCTCTTCTACATTCACAACGAGCTGGGAAACATCTATAGTCATG GAGCTCTTCCCATCATTTACATCACCCTCCTGTGCTACCCGGCCGTCCAGCAGGCCGCCATGTTGGCCTACATCCTCCTGTCGGCCTACGGGATCTACTGTGCCACCACGGCCCACACAAACTTCCTGCGCCTGCGGGCATTCGTCTGGCAGGTCTTGTTCCGCGTCAGCCTCTTCCTGTTCCGGGTTTACGGCAACGGCGTGGGCAGCCCCGACTCGCTGCGGCTCTTCGTCATCATGGACTCCCTGGCCCTGCTGGGCGGGCTGGTCAACGTGATCCAGATCCCCGAGCGTTTCAGCCCCGGCCTGTTCGACAACTGGGGGAACAGCCACCAGATCATGCACGTCATGGTGGTCTGCTCCATCGTCTACCTGCACTGGGGAACCATGGAGGACTTGGCCTGGATTAAGACCTTCCAGTGTCCCGCTGGGTGA